In Desulfobacteraceae bacterium, one DNA window encodes the following:
- the gpt gene encoding xanthine phosphoribosyltransferase, producing MSQNGRYRRTFPISWEQLHRDSRALAWRLLDMDFFNGIIAVTRGGLVPAAIIARELDIRLVDTVCVASYTWQEQQGEIEMLKGVDGDGAGKLIVDDLVDTGRTAKIVRDMLPRAHFATVYAKPAGRPLVDTFVTEVSQDTWILFPWDSESQFVQPIAERRQVT from the coding sequence ATGTCTCAAAACGGACGCTACCGGCGAACCTTCCCCATCTCCTGGGAACAGCTCCACCGCGACTCCAGGGCCCTGGCCTGGCGGCTGCTGGACATGGACTTCTTCAACGGCATCATCGCCGTCACCCGCGGCGGGCTGGTGCCCGCGGCGATCATCGCCCGCGAACTGGACATCCGCCTGGTGGACACCGTCTGCGTGGCCAGCTACACCTGGCAGGAGCAGCAGGGCGAGATCGAAATGCTCAAGGGGGTGGACGGCGACGGCGCGGGCAAGTTGATCGTCGATGATCTCGTGGATACCGGCCGCACCGCCAAAATTGTCCGTGACATGCTGCCCAGGGCCCACTTCGCGACGGTCTATGCCAAACCGGCCGGCCGCCCGCTGGTGGACACCTTCGTCACCGAAGTCAGCCAGGACACCTGGATTCTCTTTCCCTGGGACTCCGAATCCCAGTTCGTGCAGCCCATCGCCGAACGGCGTCAGGTGACCTGA
- a CDS encoding ABC transporter ATP-binding protein, whose product MTADPPPMIRLEGISKSFGTVQANRDITLDIHGGRVKALLGENGAGKSTLMSILAGRYQPDRGLIRLDGREVRFNSAKDAIRAGIGMVYQHFMLVPAMTVAENVFLGQARGFWHAPNALAARVQALAARFGLEIDPSARVADLSMGEKQRVEILKLLQRQSRVLIFDEPTAVLTPRETDQLFAALRQMTRQQKAIVFISHKLNEVMAVADEIAILRKGRVVDEIPAATVSSRAELATRMVGREVLLEVARPEVAHRQVVLRVAGLCGRNLKNIDFSLRQGEILGVVGVAGNGQKPLVETLCGLLRPQQGRVRILGRSWEDFFARHDWAGALSYIPEDRQGLATCRNLNLVDNFLLTTRKGFSRGPWLQKDRAARKLSGLVRDFGIQPPNVAALARQLSGGNLQKMVLAREFFRRPRLIIAEQPTQGLDIAAIEEVWLLLLKAREKAGVLLVTGDLAEALALSDRIAVMFDGRIMDIFAPSDGPRLAQIGLLMAGIQPPPPSAPAP is encoded by the coding sequence ATGACCGCCGACCCGCCCCCCATGATCCGCCTGGAGGGGATTTCCAAGTCTTTTGGCACGGTGCAGGCCAACCGCGACATCACCCTGGACATCCACGGCGGCCGCGTCAAGGCCCTGCTGGGGGAAAACGGTGCCGGCAAAAGCACGCTGATGAGCATCCTTGCCGGACGCTACCAGCCCGATCGGGGGCTGATCCGGTTGGACGGTCGGGAGGTGCGCTTCAACAGCGCCAAAGACGCCATCCGCGCCGGGATCGGGATGGTCTATCAGCATTTCATGCTGGTGCCGGCGATGACCGTGGCCGAAAATGTCTTCCTGGGCCAGGCCCGCGGCTTCTGGCACGCCCCCAACGCCCTGGCGGCCCGCGTGCAGGCATTGGCAGCGCGTTTCGGCCTGGAAATCGACCCGTCCGCCCGGGTAGCCGACCTCTCCATGGGCGAAAAACAGCGGGTGGAAATCCTGAAGCTCCTGCAGCGCCAAAGCCGGGTCCTGATTTTTGACGAACCCACCGCCGTCTTGACTCCGCGCGAAACCGACCAGCTCTTCGCGGCCCTGCGCCAGATGACACGCCAGCAGAAGGCCATCGTTTTTATCAGCCACAAGTTGAACGAGGTGATGGCGGTGGCCGATGAGATCGCCATCCTGCGCAAGGGGCGGGTCGTGGATGAAATCCCTGCGGCAACTGTTTCATCGCGCGCCGAACTCGCCACCCGGATGGTGGGCCGCGAGGTGCTGCTGGAGGTCGCGCGCCCCGAGGTAGCACACCGTCAGGTGGTGCTCCGGGTGGCGGGGCTTTGCGGACGGAACCTGAAAAACATCGACTTCAGCCTGCGCCAGGGGGAGATTCTGGGGGTCGTCGGGGTGGCCGGAAACGGCCAGAAGCCGCTGGTGGAAACCCTCTGCGGCCTTTTGCGACCCCAACAGGGGAGGGTGCGGATTCTCGGCCGGTCCTGGGAGGATTTCTTTGCGCGCCACGACTGGGCCGGCGCCCTGAGCTATATACCCGAGGACCGCCAGGGCCTGGCCACCTGCCGCAACCTGAATCTGGTGGACAACTTCCTGCTGACCACCCGCAAGGGGTTCAGCCGCGGCCCGTGGCTGCAGAAAGACCGGGCGGCGCGTAAACTCTCCGGGCTGGTGCGGGATTTCGGCATCCAGCCGCCCAATGTCGCCGCCCTGGCCCGGCAGCTGTCCGGCGGCAATCTGCAGAAAATGGTCCTGGCCCGGGAATTTTTCCGCCGGCCGCGCCTGATCATCGCCGAGCAACCCACCCAGGGGCTGGATATCGCCGCCATCGAGGAGGTTTGGCTGCTACTGCTCAAGGCCCGCGAAAAAGCCGGGGTCCTCCTGGTGACCGGCGATCTGGCCGAAGCCCTGGCCCTTTCGGACCGCATCGCCGTCATGTTCGACGGCCGCATCATGGACATCTTTGCGCCATCGGACGGCCCCCGCCTGGCCCAGATCGGCCTGTTGATGGCCGGCATCCAGCCGCCGCCCCCATCTGCGCCGGCCCCTTGA
- a CDS encoding OadG family protein, which produces MFGLNAISAHNGWTMAVVGAAIVFSGLMVLSFVISQIHKLLTFWDNKNRYFNNGAEKKAPPPQAPAQTPPAPVLCPSDLPAMAILYRPLVESLETPFQLTDLYTLAQEHDFPHPHLTLTCFRQANFLIPQGNGYFTWNEPEENPTD; this is translated from the coding sequence GTGTTCGGCTTGAACGCAATATCGGCGCATAACGGCTGGACCATGGCGGTGGTCGGGGCCGCGATCGTCTTCTCAGGGCTGATGGTTCTCTCCTTTGTGATCTCCCAAATCCACAAACTGCTGACTTTTTGGGATAACAAAAACAGGTATTTCAACAACGGGGCGGAGAAAAAAGCCCCGCCCCCCCAGGCCCCCGCCCAAACGCCCCCAGCGCCGGTCCTTTGCCCTTCCGACCTGCCGGCCATGGCCATTCTCTACCGACCGCTGGTGGAAAGCCTGGAGACGCCTTTTCAACTCACCGATCTCTACACCCTGGCCCAGGAGCACGATTTCCCCCACCCCCATCTGACCCTTACCTGCTTTCGCCAGGCCAACTTCCTGATACCCCAGGGAAACGGTTATTTCACCTGGAATGAGCCTGAGGAGAACCCGACAGATTAG